The following nucleotide sequence is from Scyliorhinus torazame isolate Kashiwa2021f chromosome 4, sScyTor2.1, whole genome shotgun sequence.
AACATAGGTACAGCACAAACTGTTTGGTTTGCTTTTACCCATCTTTATGCAGGTTTCTAGAGAATACTTTGTGAAATTCCACACACAACAGTTTCGAAATATTTTGACTGTGATTGCCACTTTTACATTGCAGTATCTTACTGCAATGTACACCATTAGTGTTTAGCTCCTCACCTCAATGTTCTAGTCTAGCAGGGTACCCTGTTCCTGGGCTCGTGTTAAGCTGTCCTTTCGCAATAAATGATGGACACCCATCCTTTTGGGGCTCCTCTGCTGCCGTCCCCCTGGGGTTATTGTTGGTttgtctccaatctcttccacatcATCCTGCAGGAGGGACTGGCTTCCATGAAGCAACACCTCTCTCTCTTCCATTGAACTGCTCCCAGAGCCAGCATCCCCATATTCTTTCTGCTTGTGTAAGGGACTGTCTTGGCTCAGCTGATTGCCAACAACGGTGTGTAGCAGTTGCTCCTCTTCCTCCCGAGAGAATTCACTCCCATAATCCAGTAGGGACTTGCCTTTACGCACTTTTGATTCCGTGCTGTCCGTGTCTAAGCTGGAATCTCGACTGATTGAGAAGCTGCAACTGTGACCTGATTCCTCGCCGTCTGAGTTCGCCAGTCGCCTCTCACCCAAGTCAATTCTGTTTCCCAGGCTATTCTGTAACTCTAGGATCATTTCACTGCTGAAAGATGTTCGATGGGCAATAACCGTTTCAGAAGTAGGAGCGACTTTCTCAACAAACATTCTCTGCCAGTTTGCAAGCAGATCCTCTTCAGAACTTGTGGAGCTGGCAAATGCACTTGGAACTTGAGGTGGGCTATTGAAAGGGCTGGACTGGGCTGATCTAAACTCATTTCCAGGAGTTCTGGGGGCGCCTGATCTTGGAGACTTGTACTGCTCATTACTTATCTGTCCTGACCTCCCTCCATCTGACAAAGGGCTGTTAAGTATAGTCCTGTGCCATTCAACCCCATCATCCTCCCCCTGGACCAGACTGAGCGATATAGCCTGTCTGGTAGCATAAGTACAGTTTGGTAAGGGACTATCCTTTGGTATTTTAACCTTGTCATCCGAGGAGAATTCAATGACAGCTTTACGTCCAGGGAAAAGATTTTGAGGTGGAGTGGGATATGGATTGAGTTTCTCAAAGGTGGCTCTTTCATCTGGCGTGCTGTCTGTGCTAGTCTGCATCTTACACACACCATTCTGAGGTTTGACTTCCTCAGTTGGCACttgatctctctctttccctgtattCTTTATACCATTAGTGTTGCTGCTCATATCCACATGAACAAAGACATCTTCTGCCATTAGCTGATTGCCACTGCTGGACTTGGCAGAGTTTAGAATTAGCGGTTCCGGTTTTTCTAGAATTCTGGCAATGACAGAGGTTGGTACGACATCAGATGAAGCCAGGGCTGAAGTTGGTTCTTGTCCTGACTGGACCTGTTCACTGGATTCCAAATGCTTGTTTACCATCTCTTGGAGTACAAAGGGCAACTGCAGATAAAACAGAATTAAACTTGAATTTAGATTATTTGTAATTTTTCATCAGGTCTGAGTCTTGTCCATCTACTTATCAAATAGGAAGTGGTCTGGGATAGCACAAAAATCAAAAGACAGGATACAATACCAGCAAACAATAAACTGCTTCTTCCACTATTCTTTCCAGCTGGATTTTACTGAATCAAAACAAACTGAAATTATGCCTCATCAATAGCTTTCCAAACAATGACTTTCAAAAGGGTTGAGGGTACAATCTGTTCAAAGAAACACTGACAGCTGACCATCATTGGTACCCATGAAAAATCACACTGACTGCCAGATGGAGAAGGTCAGATGTGCAGCTCCGAACACCAGGACACATATGTGACCTGGATTTTAATACTGggttgaggacagatgtgtgagttggatattaTACTGGGCTGAGGGCAGATGTGTCAGTTGGATATTAATAATGGGATGAAGTGAGCTGGATATTGATACTGGGATGTggacagatgtgtgagttggatattaTACTGGCCTGAGGGCAGATGTGTGAGTTGGATAGTAATACTAAGATAAGGACAGCTGTATGAGCTGGATATTAATACTGggatgaggacagatgtgtgagctgGATATTGATACTGggatgaggacagatgtgtgagttggatattaatactgggatgaggacagatgtgtgagttggatattaatgttgggatgaggacagatgtgtgagctggatattaatactgggatgaggacagatgtgtgagctgGATATTAATACTGGGATGACAGATGTGTGAGCTAGATATTGATACTGggatgaggacagatgtgtgagttggatattgatactgggatgaggacagatgtgtgagttggatattgatactggaatgaggacagatgtgtgagttggatattaatactgggataAGGACAGATGTGTGAGCTGAATATTAATATTGGGATAAGGTCGgatgtgtgagttggatattaaTACAGGGATGAGGACAatgtgtgagttggatattaaTACTGGGTTGAGTGAATTGGCTATTGATACTGGGATGTggacagatgtgtgagttggatattgatactgggatgaggacagatgtgtgagttggatattaatgttgggatgaggacagatgtgtgagctggatattaatactgggatgaggacagatgtgtgagctggatattaatactgggatgacagatgtgagttggatattgatactgggatgaggacagatgtgtgagttggatattaatactgggatgaggacagatgtgtgagttggatattaatgttgggatgaggacagatgtgtgagctagatattaatactgggatgaggacagatgtgtgagctgGATATTAATACTGGGATGACAGATGTGTGAGCTAGATATTGATACTGggatgaggacagatgtgtgagttggatattgatactgggatgaggacagatgtgtgagttggatattgatactggaatgaggacagatgtgtgagttggatattaatactgggataAGGACAGATGTGTGAGCTGAATATTAATGTTGGGATAAGGTCGgatgtgtgagttggatattaaTACAGGGATGAGGACAatgtgtgagttggatattaaTAC
It contains:
- the tjap1 gene encoding tight junction-associated protein 1 isoform X3, producing MMETDFESSRHYLEAELSHAREEMDKLKDKFRRLQNSYTASQRANQELEDKLQALVKKAELERKTLDWEIVELTNKLLDSKSSIDKLEELNERYRQDCNLAVQLLKCNKSHFRNHKFADLPFVLQEMVNKHLESSEQVQSGQEPTSALASSDVVPTSVIARILEKPEPLILNSAKSSSGNQLMAEDVFVHVDMSSNTNGIKNTGKERDQVPTEEVKPQNGVCKMQTSTDSTPDERATFEKLNPYPTPPQNLFPGRKAVIEFSSDDKVKIPKDSPLPNCTYATRQAISLSLVQGEDDGVEWHRTILNSPLSDGGRSGQISNEQYKSPRSGAPRTPGNEFRSAQSSPFNSPPQVPSAFASSTSSEEDLLANWQRMFVEKVAPTSETVIAHRTSFSSEMILELQNSLGNRIDLGERRLANSDGEESGHSCSFSISRDSSLDTDSTESKVRKGKSLLDYGSEFSREEEEQLLHTVVGNQLSQDSPLHKQKEYGDAGSGSSSMEEREVLLHGSQSLLQDDVEEIGDKPTITPGGRQQRSPKRMGVHHLLRKDSLTRAQEQGTLLD
- the tjap1 gene encoding tight junction-associated protein 1 isoform X2, which encodes MSNTPTTRKPYRKAPPQHRENRREPPVFRDELDGTAIPPELSQDPLSDEDRIKQLQQQNEELLRKLSHTTNKLEMMETDFESSRHYLEAELSHAREEMDKLKDKFRRLQNSYTASQRANQELEDKLQALERYRQDCNLAVQLLKCNKSHFRNHKFADLPFVLQEMVNKHLESSEQVQSGQEPTSALASSDVVPTSVIARILEKPEPLILNSAKSSSGNQLMAEDVFVHVDMSSNTNGIKNTGKERDQVPTEEVKPQNGVCKMQTSTDSTPDERATFEKLNPYPTPPQNLFPGRKAVIEFSSDDKVKIPKDSPLPNCTYATRQAISLSLVQGEDDGVEWHRTILNSPLSDGGRSGQISNEQYKSPRSGAPRTPGNEFRSAQSSPFNSPPQVPSAFASSTSSEEDLLANWQRMFVEKVAPTSETVIAHRTSFSSEMILELQNSLGNRIDLGERRLANSDGEESGHSCSFSISRDSSLDTDSTESKVRKGKSLLDYGSEFSREEEEQLLHTVVGNQLSQDSPLHKQKEYGDAGSGSSSMEEREVLLHGSQSLLQDDVEEIGDKPTITPGGRQQRSPKRMGVHHLLRKDSLTRAQEQGTLLD
- the tjap1 gene encoding tight junction-associated protein 1 isoform X1, with translation MSNTPTTRKPYRKAPPQHRENRREPPVFRDELDGTAIPPELSQDPLSDEDRIKQLQQQNEELLRKLSHTTNKLEMMETDFESSRHYLEAELSHAREEMDKLKDKFRRLQNSYTASQRANQELEDKLQALVKKAELERKTLDWEIVELTNKLLDSKSSIDKLEELNERYRQDCNLAVQLLKCNKSHFRNHKFADLPFVLQEMVNKHLESSEQVQSGQEPTSALASSDVVPTSVIARILEKPEPLILNSAKSSSGNQLMAEDVFVHVDMSSNTNGIKNTGKERDQVPTEEVKPQNGVCKMQTSTDSTPDERATFEKLNPYPTPPQNLFPGRKAVIEFSSDDKVKIPKDSPLPNCTYATRQAISLSLVQGEDDGVEWHRTILNSPLSDGGRSGQISNEQYKSPRSGAPRTPGNEFRSAQSSPFNSPPQVPSAFASSTSSEEDLLANWQRMFVEKVAPTSETVIAHRTSFSSEMILELQNSLGNRIDLGERRLANSDGEESGHSCSFSISRDSSLDTDSTESKVRKGKSLLDYGSEFSREEEEQLLHTVVGNQLSQDSPLHKQKEYGDAGSGSSSMEEREVLLHGSQSLLQDDVEEIGDKPTITPGGRQQRSPKRMGVHHLLRKDSLTRAQEQGTLLD